From a single Nicotiana tomentosiformis chromosome 2, ASM39032v3, whole genome shotgun sequence genomic region:
- the LOC138905789 gene encoding uncharacterized protein, with translation MQGLQTLEVLPSQLVAAAQALVVPVMTDDEQSRLERFVRLRPPSFSGAESEDAQGFLDKCQWILHTVGILETSGVSFTTFHIFGVAFRWWEAYERRRPVDAASLTWQEFSVFFLEKFMLQSHREELRRKLEQFQQDGMSVTQYKMRFSELARHAVWLVPTNRERIMRFIDGLTY, from the coding sequence ATGCAAGGACTTCAGACACTAGAGGTACTACCATCCCAGctagttgcagctgctcaggccctggTGGTCCctgttatgactgatgatgagcaaaGCAGACTTGAGAGATTTGTGCGGCTtcggcctccatcatttagcggtgctgagtcggAGGATGCCCAGGGCTTCTTGGACAAGTGCCAGTGGATTCTTCATACagtaggtattctagagactagtggggtctcgttcactacttttcatatttttggggttgccttcagatggtgggaggcttatgagaggcgcaggccggtcgATGCAGCatcacttacatggcaggagttctctgtcttcttcttggagaagttcatgctgCAGTCTcatagggaggagctgcgcagaaaACTCGAGCAGTTTcagcaggatggcatgtctgtgacccagtacaagatgaggttttctgagttagctcgccacgcagtttggttggttcccactaatagggagaggatcatgaggttcattgatggcctcacgtattaG